Proteins from one Romboutsia sp. CE17 genomic window:
- the lexA gene encoding transcriptional repressor LexA has product MYLDLSEKQVLVLEFIKEQLMTKGYPPSVREICTAVNIKSTSTVHGYLNKLEKLGYIRRDPTKPRAIEVLDGSSSYGNVSGLNQEIINLPLVGQITAGEPILAQENIEEYIPLPANLLKGSDNFVLRVKGESMINAGILDNDYIIVDKKNIASNSQIVVALINGETSTVKRFFKEGGFVRLQPENEFMEPIILDSSSVEIIGVVTGVFRTIS; this is encoded by the coding sequence ATGTATTTAGATTTAAGTGAAAAACAGGTCTTGGTACTAGAGTTTATAAAAGAACAACTTATGACTAAAGGTTATCCACCTTCTGTAAGAGAAATATGTACTGCTGTAAATATAAAATCTACATCAACTGTACACGGTTATTTAAATAAGTTAGAAAAATTAGGATATATTAGAAGAGACCCTACTAAGCCTAGAGCAATAGAAGTTTTAGATGGAAGTTCTTCTTATGGTAATGTATCAGGGTTAAATCAAGAGATTATAAACCTTCCTCTTGTTGGTCAAATTACAGCAGGTGAACCAATATTAGCTCAAGAAAATATTGAAGAATATATACCTCTTCCTGCTAACTTACTTAAAGGAAGCGACAATTTTGTTTTAAGGGTAAAGGGAGAAAGTATGATTAATGCAGGGATATTAGATAATGACTATATTATTGTAGATAAGAAAAATATAGCATCGAACTCCCAAATTGTTGTAGCACTAATAAATGGAGAAACTTCTACTGTTAAAAGATTCTTTAAAGAAGGTGGCTTTGTAAGATTACAACCTGAAAATGAATTTATGGAACCGATAATATTAGATTCTAGCTCCGTTGAAATTATTGGAGTTGTTACAGGTGTATTTAGAACTATAAGCTAA
- the deoD gene encoding purine-nucleoside phosphorylase, translated as MSKSPVPTPHNNAKVGDIAETVLLPGDPLRAKFIAETFLEDVVQYNTVRGMFGYTGYYKGKKISVQGSGMGIPSIGIYSYELIHFYGVKNLIRVGSAGAINEKLKVHDVVIGMGACTNSNYADQYGLPGTYAPIASYELLQKAVDVAKEKGTEVTVGNILSSDTFYNDGGLEPLRKWQKMGVLCVEMEAAALYMNASRAGVNALTILTISDCPFTGEETTSHERQVAFTKMMEIALELA; from the coding sequence CACCAGTTCCAACACCACATAATAATGCGAAGGTTGGAGATATAGCAGAAACTGTTTTATTACCAGGAGATCCTCTTAGAGCAAAGTTTATAGCAGAAACTTTCTTAGAAGATGTAGTTCAATACAATACAGTTAGAGGTATGTTTGGATATACAGGTTATTATAAAGGTAAGAAAATATCAGTTCAAGGAAGTGGAATGGGTATTCCATCTATAGGAATATACTCATATGAATTAATACATTTTTATGGAGTTAAAAATTTAATTAGAGTAGGCTCAGCAGGAGCAATTAATGAGAAGCTAAAAGTACATGATGTTGTTATAGGAATGGGAGCTTGTACAAATTCTAATTATGCAGATCAGTATGGATTGCCAGGAACATATGCGCCAATAGCTAGTTATGAATTACTACAAAAAGCTGTAGATGTTGCTAAAGAAAAGGGAACAGAAGTTACAGTTGGAAATATATTATCATCAGATACGTTTTATAATGATGGAGGATTAGAACCTCTACGTAAATGGCAAAAAATGGGCGTACTTTGTGTTGAAATGGAAGCAGCAGCATTATATATGAATGCATCAAGAGCAGGTGTAAATGCATTAACTATATTAACAATATCAGACTGTCCATTTACTGGAGAAGAAACAACGTCTCATGAAAGACAAGTTGCTTTTACTAAAATGATGGAAATTGCTTTAGAATTAGCATAA